One Cohnella candidum genomic region harbors:
- a CDS encoding sensor histidine kinase has translation MFNKLRNRFLILNLVIISFMMLLAFSAIYTITYQNVSNDISMELHRVSDFNRKNDNKFGQPKRDGNPPLQQNGDPSANPMQERSISFTLQTDRQWNITQTDSRFEGGDDFYKQAIAKVKSRSAAEGRFTLAGDHWAYLVQINANGYSVVILDVTARQNILKNLVYTFLAVGFAMLIIIYFTSRFFANRSIQPVREAFNKQKQFIADASHELKTPLAVINTNADVLLANDDDTIRNQSKWLHHIKSETERMKTLTNDLLYLTEMDDAKTGMIHANFNLSEAVEGVLLTMEAVVFEKELSLDYEIEPNLTVRGNMEQIKQVAMILLDNAIKYTPPKGSINLTLRKRHNDVQLMVANTGDGIPPEHLGRIFDRFYRADPSRSRKHGGYGLGLAIAKSIVEQHKGKISAKSVVGERTTFYVQLP, from the coding sequence ATGTTCAACAAGCTTCGGAACCGGTTCCTGATCCTGAACCTGGTCATTATCTCCTTCATGATGCTGCTGGCCTTCTCTGCCATTTACACGATTACGTACCAGAACGTGAGCAACGACATCAGCATGGAGCTGCACCGCGTATCGGACTTCAACCGGAAAAACGACAATAAATTCGGGCAGCCGAAACGAGATGGGAATCCCCCTTTGCAGCAGAACGGCGACCCCTCCGCGAATCCGATGCAGGAGCGTTCGATTTCCTTCACGCTCCAGACGGACAGGCAGTGGAACATCACGCAGACGGATTCCAGGTTCGAAGGGGGGGACGATTTCTACAAGCAGGCTATCGCCAAAGTGAAAAGCCGGTCGGCAGCCGAGGGGCGGTTCACCCTGGCCGGGGATCATTGGGCATACCTCGTGCAGATTAACGCTAACGGATATTCCGTCGTAATCCTCGACGTGACGGCCCGGCAGAACATCCTCAAGAACCTCGTGTATACGTTCCTCGCCGTCGGTTTCGCTATGCTGATCATCATCTATTTTACGAGCCGGTTTTTCGCCAACCGATCCATCCAGCCGGTTCGGGAGGCGTTCAATAAGCAAAAGCAGTTCATCGCCGACGCCTCGCATGAATTGAAAACGCCGCTGGCCGTCATCAACACGAACGCGGACGTGCTGCTCGCCAATGATGACGATACGATCCGCAACCAGTCCAAATGGCTGCACCATATCAAGTCGGAAACGGAACGCATGAAGACGCTGACCAACGATTTGCTGTACCTCACCGAAATGGACGACGCCAAAACCGGGATGATTCACGCGAACTTCAACCTCAGCGAAGCGGTGGAAGGCGTCCTGCTCACGATGGAAGCCGTCGTGTTCGAGAAGGAGCTTTCGCTCGACTATGAGATCGAGCCGAACCTGACGGTGCGAGGCAACATGGAACAGATCAAGCAGGTGGCCATGATTCTCTTGGATAACGCGATCAAGTACACCCCGCCCAAGGGATCGATCAACCTGACCCTCCGCAAGCGCCATAACGATGTCCAGCTCATGGTCGCGAATACGGGGGACGGCATTCCGCCCGAGCACCTGGGGAGAATTTTCGACCGGTTTTACCGCGCCGACCCTTCCCGCTCGCGCAAGCATGGAGGATACGGCCTGGGTCTCGCCATCGCCAAATCGATCGTCGAGCAGCACAAGGGGAAGATTTCCGCCAAAAGCGTCGTCGGGGAACGAACGACATTTTATGTGCAATTGCCGTAA